Proteins co-encoded in one uncultured Draconibacterium sp. genomic window:
- the miaB gene encoding tRNA (N6-isopentenyl adenosine(37)-C2)-methylthiotransferase MiaB, with translation MKYHVVTLGCQMNMSDSERVISVLDEAGYQWTDNEEEAGVIGILACSVRQKAIDKVYSRIHKWNKWKNNKNLVTFISGCILPDDHEKFLKLFDITFQMKDLPELPKMISSYGITTPTHLNVGIDPHNENIEDFWNVQPHYQSNFEAFIPIQNGCDKFCTYCAVPYTRGREVSRPSKDIIAEVALLVAQGYKSITLLGQNVNSYGLDKKGEELTFSQLLREIGELGKRVNKEFWLYFTSPHPRDMTDEVIEVIAEYPVLGKQIHLPMQSGDDKVLMRMNRKHNMEKYRHIVETIRRIIPQATLFTDVIVGFTGETEEQFENTRKAFDEFKFNMSYTAIYSPRPGATSHRWVDDVPLEEKKRRLHQLTEDLRKHNLPYNESLVGQTLRVLVRGEDRKEGFLTSYTEGKLTIRFACTDKSMIGQFADVKITSASDFSLEGELVEVAASC, from the coding sequence ATGAAATATCACGTAGTAACCTTAGGGTGTCAGATGAATATGTCGGATAGCGAACGGGTAATCTCGGTACTTGATGAAGCCGGATACCAGTGGACCGACAACGAGGAAGAGGCAGGAGTGATTGGTATTTTGGCGTGCTCGGTACGTCAGAAAGCCATCGATAAGGTGTATTCTCGCATCCATAAATGGAATAAGTGGAAGAACAATAAGAACCTGGTTACTTTTATTTCGGGTTGTATTTTACCCGACGACCATGAGAAGTTCCTAAAACTTTTTGATATCACTTTCCAGATGAAGGATTTGCCCGAACTGCCTAAGATGATCAGCAGTTATGGTATTACAACTCCTACACATTTGAATGTAGGGATCGATCCACATAACGAGAATATCGAGGATTTCTGGAATGTGCAGCCACACTATCAGTCGAATTTCGAGGCTTTTATCCCTATTCAAAATGGTTGTGATAAATTCTGTACTTATTGCGCTGTACCTTATACACGTGGTCGTGAGGTTTCGCGCCCATCAAAAGATATTATTGCTGAAGTGGCTTTGTTGGTAGCGCAGGGGTATAAGTCAATTACACTTCTTGGCCAAAATGTAAATTCCTACGGACTGGATAAAAAGGGTGAGGAGTTAACTTTTTCGCAATTGTTACGCGAGATTGGTGAATTGGGGAAACGAGTGAATAAAGAATTCTGGCTGTACTTTACTTCGCCACATCCGCGCGATATGACCGATGAAGTGATTGAGGTGATTGCAGAATATCCCGTTTTGGGAAAACAGATTCATCTGCCTATGCAGAGTGGCGACGATAAAGTGTTGATGCGTATGAACCGCAAACACAACATGGAAAAGTATCGCCATATTGTTGAGACTATCCGTCGTATTATTCCGCAGGCAACATTGTTTACCGATGTGATTGTTGGATTTACTGGCGAAACCGAGGAGCAATTTGAAAATACGCGAAAAGCTTTCGACGAGTTTAAATTTAATATGTCGTACACTGCAATTTATTCTCCACGGCCCGGAGCAACAAGTCATCGTTGGGTAGATGATGTTCCGCTGGAAGAGAAAAAACGACGTTTGCATCAGCTTACCGAAGATCTGCGAAAACACAATCTGCCATACAACGAAAGTTTGGTTGGACAAACCTTACGTGTGCTGGTTCGTGGCGAAGATCGCAAAGAAGGTTTCCTGACATCGTATACCGAAGGCAAGTTAACGATTCGTTTTGCCTGTACCGATAAATCAATGATCGGGCAATTTGCCGATGTTAAAATTACTTCAGCATCCGATTTTTCGCTGGAAGGCGAATTGGTTGAAGTGGCTGCCAGTTGTTAG
- a CDS encoding HAD family hydrolase, which produces MKNNFKVIAFDADDTLWVNETFFRETEEKFCALLSDFSTSDEIMEVLFSTEIQNLKEYGYGTKGFVLSMVETALKITGNKVPQQIIEQIIELGKKQINQPVELIDGVIETLEYLQQKGFKLIVATKGDLLDQERKLKKSKLEKYFHHVEVMSNKEPADYQKLINHLEIAPEDFLMIGNSYKSDIEPVLQLGGFGIHIPFHTTWIHEQVEEEKEHPNWIKQKTIREIKNLL; this is translated from the coding sequence ATGAAAAACAACTTCAAAGTAATAGCATTTGATGCTGACGACACTCTTTGGGTTAACGAAACATTCTTCCGCGAAACTGAAGAAAAGTTTTGTGCTTTGTTATCGGATTTTAGCACCTCCGACGAAATCATGGAAGTGCTTTTTTCCACAGAAATACAAAACCTGAAAGAATACGGTTACGGCACCAAAGGATTTGTACTTTCAATGGTTGAAACGGCGTTGAAGATTACTGGCAATAAAGTACCACAGCAAATTATTGAGCAAATTATTGAACTGGGTAAAAAACAGATCAATCAGCCGGTAGAATTGATCGACGGCGTTATTGAAACACTGGAATATTTGCAGCAAAAAGGCTTTAAATTAATTGTAGCGACCAAAGGCGATTTGCTCGATCAGGAACGAAAACTGAAAAAATCGAAGCTCGAAAAATATTTTCATCATGTGGAGGTGATGAGCAATAAAGAACCGGCTGATTATCAAAAACTCATCAACCATCTGGAGATTGCTCCGGAAGATTTTCTAATGATCGGAAATTCATACAAATCAGACATCGAACCGGTACTGCAATTGGGTGGTTTTGGCATCCATATTCCTTTTCATACTACCTGGATTCACGAACAGGTGGAAGAAGAGAAAGAGCACCCTAACTGGATAAAACAGAAAACTATCCGGGAGATTAAGAACCTTCTTTGA
- the bglX gene encoding beta-glucosidase BglX — translation MKKQFLSLLLLGLFAVACQKAGTDNTAPNGSAINTKVEALLSKMTLIEKIGQLNQYSSRWELTGPAPEGVDSMSLYNLVKEGKVGSMLNITGANATRKIQSWAVDSSRLGIPLILAYDVIHGYETMFPIPLAEAASWEPELAKKSSRVAAAEASAVGLHWTFAPMVDIARDARWGRFMEGAGEDPYLGAKMAYARVKGFQGDDLSDETTIAACAKHFAAYGFIESGRDYNSVEIGDPTLHNIVFPPFKACVDAGVATFMNAFNTINGTPATASSYLQRDILKGEWGFEGFVVSDWNSIGEMLPHGIAADKKEAAYKAITAGSDMDMEGNAYINNLEALVNEGKVDEALIDDAVRRILTVKFKLGLFDDPYKYCNPEREKTELRSDEHLAAAKEAAKRSIVLLKNENDLLPLKKDGLKIAVIGELAESKDVPLGSWRAKAVTNSAVSLLEGMKNVTGSSSIRFAQGPAYTEGLRSFTTELHINTTDRSGMSAAKSLASKSDVVVIALGEDCWQSGEGRSQTDISMKGFQQELLEEVYKVNKNVVVVLMNGRPIEINWMAENIPAIVECWHLGSEAGNGIAEVLFGDYNPAGKLPVSFPRAVGQQPLYYNHLNTGRPSNGEGNVFWSHYTDQSKEPLYPFGYGLSYTTFNYSDLKLSANELTEGGKIVVEATITNSGNVAGEEVVQLYIRDLVGSISRPVKELKGFEKIKLEPKESKVVSFEITTKDLEFYGASKEWEAEPGDFNLWVGPNSAEGMAASFTLK, via the coding sequence ATGAAAAAACAATTTCTTTCACTACTTCTATTAGGATTATTTGCAGTGGCTTGCCAAAAGGCTGGAACTGACAATACTGCCCCAAATGGTTCAGCTATCAATACAAAAGTTGAGGCTTTACTATCGAAAATGACACTGATTGAGAAGATCGGTCAATTGAACCAATATTCTTCGCGTTGGGAATTAACAGGGCCGGCACCTGAAGGTGTTGATTCAATGTCGCTTTACAATCTGGTTAAAGAAGGCAAAGTTGGTTCAATGTTAAATATTACTGGGGCAAATGCTACCCGCAAAATTCAATCCTGGGCAGTTGACAGCAGCCGTTTGGGAATTCCTCTTATACTGGCTTACGATGTAATTCACGGTTACGAAACCATGTTTCCGATACCGTTGGCTGAGGCTGCCAGTTGGGAGCCTGAACTGGCAAAAAAATCGTCGCGGGTTGCAGCAGCAGAAGCATCTGCAGTTGGTTTACACTGGACTTTTGCTCCGATGGTTGACATTGCACGCGATGCCCGCTGGGGGCGTTTTATGGAAGGAGCAGGTGAAGATCCGTACCTTGGAGCAAAAATGGCTTATGCACGCGTAAAAGGTTTTCAGGGCGACGACCTGTCGGATGAAACAACCATTGCAGCGTGTGCCAAACACTTTGCAGCTTATGGTTTTATTGAATCGGGACGCGATTACAATTCTGTAGAAATTGGCGATCCAACTTTGCATAATATTGTCTTTCCGCCTTTTAAAGCTTGTGTTGATGCAGGTGTAGCTACGTTTATGAATGCATTTAACACTATTAACGGAACACCGGCAACCGCCAGTTCTTACCTGCAACGCGACATTCTGAAAGGCGAGTGGGGGTTTGAAGGGTTTGTGGTTTCTGACTGGAACTCGATTGGCGAGATGTTACCACACGGAATAGCAGCCGACAAAAAGGAAGCGGCTTATAAAGCCATTACTGCCGGTTCGGATATGGACATGGAAGGTAATGCATACATAAATAATCTGGAAGCACTGGTAAACGAAGGAAAAGTTGATGAAGCTCTGATCGACGATGCCGTACGCCGTATTTTAACCGTTAAATTCAAACTGGGATTGTTTGATGATCCTTACAAATATTGCAATCCTGAGCGTGAAAAAACAGAATTACGTAGTGACGAGCACCTTGCAGCTGCAAAAGAAGCCGCAAAAAGAAGTATTGTATTGCTGAAAAATGAAAACGATCTTCTTCCGCTGAAAAAGGACGGATTAAAAATTGCTGTAATAGGTGAACTGGCCGAAAGCAAAGATGTGCCATTGGGAAGCTGGAGAGCCAAAGCGGTTACTAATTCAGCAGTTTCGTTGCTGGAGGGAATGAAAAATGTAACAGGGAGCTCAAGTATTCGCTTTGCACAAGGCCCAGCCTACACCGAAGGTTTACGATCGTTTACCACCGAATTACATATTAATACTACCGACCGAAGTGGAATGTCTGCCGCCAAATCGTTGGCTTCGAAATCTGATGTTGTGGTAATTGCTTTAGGCGAAGATTGCTGGCAATCAGGTGAAGGCCGCAGCCAAACCGATATTTCAATGAAAGGTTTTCAGCAGGAGTTGTTGGAAGAAGTTTACAAAGTAAATAAAAATGTTGTGGTTGTGCTGATGAACGGACGCCCGATCGAAATTAACTGGATGGCCGAAAATATTCCCGCAATTGTTGAGTGCTGGCATCTGGGCTCGGAAGCAGGAAATGGAATTGCCGAAGTATTGTTTGGCGATTATAATCCTGCCGGTAAACTACCGGTATCGTTTCCAAGAGCAGTGGGTCAACAGCCGTTATATTACAATCATTTAAATACCGGTCGCCCATCAAATGGCGAAGGAAATGTATTCTGGTCGCACTATACCGACCAAAGCAAAGAGCCGCTTTACCCATTTGGTTATGGTTTAAGTTACACCACGTTTAATTACTCCGATCTGAAACTGTCGGCTAATGAATTAACAGAAGGCGGGAAAATTGTAGTTGAGGCAACAATAACCAATTCCGGAAATGTTGCCGGAGAAGAGGTTGTTCAATTGTATATACGCGACCTGGTTGGAAGTATTTCGCGACCGGTGAAAGAATTAAAAGGTTTTGAGAAAATTAAGTTGGAGCCAAAAGAGTCGAAAGTAGTATCGTTTGAGATTACAACTAAAGATCTTGAATTTTACGGAGCCTCGAAAGAATGGGAAGCCGAACCCGGCGATTTTAACTTGTGGGTTGGGCCAAACTCGGCTGAAGGAATGGCTGCATCTTTCACGCTAAAATAG
- a CDS encoding alpha/beta fold hydrolase — protein MNKKLLLFYFSLIVAAFISCDNMDDVILEPPSNRYFLDDELQSQIPESKIDRTIATASTEYKELSEISDHIHSGVQVYRITYKTTFDDNPVVASGVVVIPNADGEYPVLSYQNGTNTEHSNAPSVDSENKLFEMMEMMASTGFIILMPDYLGFGESDDMFHPYLHRESTVQTITDMLAAVREFVDGMDGISLNGDLYLAGYSQGGWATMQVQQAIEANTSFSYNLKASACSAGPYNLVTLNEYVVSEEDYPQPYFLAYIINSYLKLGLETPVNTIFKAPYADKIETMFDGQTSGEDLNAELTTTVADLFTPEYLAGWNTEAAYLPVLDMLNDNSVPDFDPTVPTTLFYGTADTCVPPIVSIEKYDEFIAAGASTSLVRKVPLEGLNHSEGIIPSGVASILWFLEIKNAAM, from the coding sequence ATGAACAAAAAACTACTTCTATTTTACTTCTCGTTAATTGTTGCTGCTTTTATATCGTGCGACAACATGGACGACGTGATACTGGAACCTCCTTCTAATCGTTATTTTCTGGATGATGAATTGCAATCTCAAATTCCAGAAAGCAAAATTGATCGTACTATTGCCACTGCAAGTACAGAATACAAGGAATTATCTGAAATTAGCGACCACATTCATTCGGGAGTTCAAGTTTATAGAATCACTTACAAAACAACTTTTGACGATAATCCGGTTGTTGCGTCGGGTGTAGTTGTCATTCCCAATGCAGATGGTGAATATCCGGTTTTAAGCTACCAGAACGGTACCAACACGGAACATAGTAATGCTCCAAGTGTTGATTCGGAAAACAAGCTTTTCGAAATGATGGAAATGATGGCATCTACCGGATTTATTATTTTGATGCCCGACTACCTCGGTTTTGGCGAATCAGACGATATGTTTCACCCTTATCTGCATCGCGAATCAACGGTACAAACCATTACTGACATGCTTGCCGCCGTTCGCGAGTTTGTGGATGGCATGGATGGAATCTCGCTAAACGGTGACCTGTACCTTGCCGGCTATTCGCAAGGAGGATGGGCTACGATGCAAGTTCAGCAGGCCATTGAAGCCAACACTTCTTTTTCTTATAATTTAAAAGCAAGTGCCTGCAGTGCCGGGCCATACAATCTGGTAACTCTTAACGAATATGTTGTAAGTGAAGAAGATTACCCACAACCTTATTTTCTGGCCTACATTATTAACAGCTATCTGAAACTCGGTCTTGAAACACCAGTAAATACCATTTTTAAGGCACCTTATGCCGACAAAATTGAGACAATGTTTGACGGACAGACATCGGGAGAGGATTTAAACGCAGAGCTAACAACAACTGTTGCCGACTTATTTACCCCCGAATACCTTGCCGGATGGAATACAGAAGCAGCTTATCTTCCGGTTCTTGATATGCTGAACGATAACAGTGTCCCGGATTTTGATCCCACAGTGCCAACTACTTTGTTTTATGGAACAGCCGACACTTGTGTGCCGCCAATAGTGAGCATAGAAAAGTATGACGAATTTATTGCCGCCGGTGCATCCACCAGTCTTGTTCGAAAAGTACCTCTTGAAGGGCTCAACCATTCGGAAGGCATTATTCCTTCAGGAGTGGCTTCAATACTTTGGTTTCTGGAAATCAAAAATGCGGCAATGTAA
- a CDS encoding Smr/MutS family protein: MQNIYPNNFEAKIGFDRIREMLTNKCISTMGNEWVEEMHFQTSYNTILQQLNEVNEFCRIIREFDSFPATHFYDLREALQKIRLEGRFLEPEELFDLKRSLESVRAIVNFFSKQEDEVFPILKQKTSRVQVFPYIYDRIDVIINKFGKIRDNASPELAHTRRSILNMQSSMSKRLHAILKQAQKDGWVEDDAAVSIRDGRAVIPVAAANKRKLKGIVYDESATGKTSYVEPNEIVEMNNEIRELEYAERREIIKILTNFANDIRPYLEELAYSYDFLGEMDFIRAKALLAVEFDAIRPEFEEEPIIEWYHAIHPTLLKTLKKENRKIVPLDIKLTDEKHILLISGPNAGGKSVCLKTTGLLQYMLQCGLLIPVNEASKTGVFEQLFIDIGDEQSMENDLSTYSSHLMNMKHFVRNCNEKTLILIDEFGTGTEPMLGGAIAESILEKLTELGTFGVITTHYTNLKHFASSADGIINGAMLYDSQHMNPLFKLDIGKPGSSFAFEIARKIGLPEDILEQATEKVGKDHIDFDRNLRKINRDKRYWETKRMKIRKVEKIIDDTAETYESELQEIQKQRKEILKKAKEEADALLKGVNKRIENTIQEIKQAQADKEKTKEARAKLGNLKKDIDRAVTDNDSQITKKMEKLRRREDNRNKHRPDESKKPITKEKLEQSIEMRPGDKVRLKGQDTIGDLIEINAKNAVVAFGQLMTTIPSKNLERISNNEAKKLDKNRGGRASVLSEGFSERRLNFKPEIDIRGQRADEAISKITAFIDEAIMFESGQLRILHGKGNGILRQIIREYLRSEPMVRSYKDEHVDFGGAGITVVNLAL; the protein is encoded by the coding sequence ATGCAAAACATTTATCCAAATAATTTCGAAGCAAAAATTGGTTTCGACCGCATTCGTGAGATGCTTACCAATAAGTGTATCAGCACAATGGGAAACGAATGGGTGGAAGAAATGCACTTTCAAACGTCGTACAACACTATTTTGCAACAACTAAATGAGGTAAATGAGTTTTGCCGAATCATCCGCGAATTCGACAGTTTTCCGGCCACGCATTTTTATGATCTGCGCGAAGCTTTGCAAAAAATCCGACTGGAAGGTCGTTTCCTCGAACCAGAAGAATTGTTTGACCTAAAACGTTCGCTGGAATCGGTGCGTGCCATTGTTAATTTCTTTTCAAAACAGGAAGATGAAGTCTTCCCCATTCTGAAACAGAAAACATCGCGAGTACAGGTATTTCCGTATATCTACGACCGCATTGATGTAATCATCAACAAATTTGGTAAGATCAGAGACAACGCATCGCCCGAACTGGCACACACCCGCCGCAGTATTTTAAACATGCAGTCGAGCATGTCGAAACGTTTGCATGCGATTTTAAAACAAGCGCAAAAAGATGGCTGGGTGGAAGATGACGCTGCCGTTAGTATTCGCGACGGGCGAGCTGTAATTCCAGTTGCAGCAGCCAACAAACGCAAGCTTAAAGGTATTGTTTACGATGAATCGGCCACCGGAAAAACATCGTATGTTGAGCCCAACGAGATTGTGGAAATGAACAACGAGATTCGCGAACTGGAATATGCCGAACGCCGCGAGATTATTAAAATACTCACTAATTTTGCCAACGATATTCGTCCCTATCTCGAAGAACTGGCCTACTCTTACGACTTCCTTGGTGAAATGGATTTTATCCGGGCAAAAGCATTGCTGGCGGTTGAATTTGATGCCATTCGCCCTGAATTTGAAGAAGAACCAATAATTGAATGGTACCATGCTATTCATCCTACACTTTTAAAAACACTAAAAAAGGAGAACCGGAAAATTGTACCGCTTGATATAAAACTTACCGACGAAAAACACATTCTGCTGATTTCGGGACCAAATGCCGGAGGTAAATCGGTGTGTTTAAAAACAACAGGACTGCTGCAATACATGTTACAATGTGGTTTACTTATTCCGGTTAACGAAGCCAGTAAAACAGGTGTTTTCGAGCAGCTCTTTATCGATATCGGCGACGAGCAATCGATGGAAAATGATTTGAGCACCTACAGTTCGCACCTGATGAACATGAAACATTTTGTGCGCAACTGTAATGAAAAAACGTTGATTCTGATTGACGAATTTGGTACCGGAACCGAACCAATGCTGGGCGGTGCAATTGCCGAGTCGATTCTGGAGAAGCTTACTGAGCTGGGTACTTTTGGTGTAATCACCACCCACTACACTAATCTTAAGCACTTTGCATCGTCAGCCGATGGGATAATTAACGGCGCCATGCTTTACGATTCACAGCACATGAATCCGCTTTTCAAACTTGATATTGGTAAGCCGGGAAGTTCGTTTGCTTTTGAGATTGCACGAAAAATTGGATTACCCGAAGATATTCTGGAACAGGCTACCGAAAAAGTGGGTAAAGACCACATTGATTTCGACCGCAACCTGCGCAAAATTAATCGTGATAAACGTTATTGGGAAACCAAGCGAATGAAGATTCGCAAAGTGGAAAAAATTATCGACGACACAGCAGAAACCTACGAATCGGAATTACAGGAAATTCAGAAGCAGCGAAAAGAAATTCTGAAAAAAGCCAAAGAAGAAGCTGATGCCTTGTTAAAAGGAGTGAACAAACGAATTGAAAACACCATTCAGGAAATAAAACAGGCCCAGGCAGATAAGGAAAAAACAAAAGAAGCACGGGCAAAATTGGGTAATCTGAAAAAAGATATAGATCGCGCAGTTACTGACAACGATTCACAAATCACTAAAAAGATGGAGAAATTACGTCGGCGCGAAGACAACCGAAATAAACACCGCCCCGATGAATCGAAAAAGCCTATAACCAAAGAAAAGCTGGAACAAAGTATTGAAATGCGACCAGGCGATAAAGTGCGCTTAAAAGGGCAGGATACGATTGGCGACCTCATTGAAATTAATGCCAAAAATGCAGTGGTTGCCTTTGGCCAGTTGATGACAACAATACCAAGTAAAAACCTGGAGCGGATAAGCAATAACGAAGCAAAAAAGCTGGATAAAAATCGTGGAGGACGTGCTTCTGTTCTTAGCGAAGGTTTCTCTGAACGTCGCTTAAATTTTAAACCTGAGATCGATATTCGTGGGCAAAGAGCTGATGAAGCCATCTCGAAAATCACAGCCTTTATTGATGAAGCAATAATGTTTGAATCGGGTCAACTTCGAATCCTTCATGGCAAAGGGAATGGAATTTTGAGACAAATTATTCGCGAATACCTGCGCTCGGAACCCATGGTGCGCAGCTACAAAGATGAACATGTTGATTTTGGCGGAGCAGGAATTACTGTGGTAAATTTGGCACTTTAG
- a CDS encoding right-handed parallel beta-helix repeat-containing protein — translation MKYTFLIILFSWLFTFTLQASGSEAPNDTTYIFLKDYGLYKTRKKNAIKYFYKALDDLKTDQPKVLVFSTGIYHFYPDGCKTKVYYEANTINAGPKVCAFHFENVKNLVIDGRGSHLIFHQEIQPFTFDNCENITLKNVTIDWEQPFIAQAEVLRVNDRYMDIAINPKETPYHLEEGKIFFDVGNGRTNEWKQTLEIDRKGRYIVPQTGDLPCLGEGWNAYTAEATMPGIVRLHFNFKRKPQIGNFLIMQHATPTHAGVFISESNKITIENLRLYHAAGSGILAQYSKNIEFDGYQAIPNRTRMRYFGGGFDGLQIVNCQGNVLVNNCTFEGLINQPVTVHSISVSVDEVMSANQIKCSYLDKQNEIQNWARSGDRINFIGANSINTIKTITDIDEQHFSLLFEQPVPTNLQAATIIENLSWIPKLTIKNSNFKNSRASGLVVATAGKVEIENNTFESSGSAIRIAGDANTSQKTGGATDISISGNIFTSLCNTSAYHYNEAIISIYPIIPALNDNTPVFHRNISIQNNLFNSFDYPLLYALSVDELSFTGNTVTRSYDFEPFHNPLYTFSIEYCKRINITGNNLSNDVLGNNIYLKKTPINQLKTDIESIFTVEEY, via the coding sequence ATGAAATATACATTTCTAATAATACTGTTTTCGTGGTTGTTTACCTTTACTTTGCAAGCTTCGGGTTCTGAAGCTCCAAACGACACCACTTACATTTTTCTAAAAGATTATGGTTTATACAAAACCCGTAAAAAGAATGCTATAAAATACTTCTACAAAGCACTCGATGATCTAAAAACAGATCAGCCAAAAGTGTTGGTCTTTTCCACAGGCATTTACCATTTTTATCCTGACGGTTGTAAAACCAAAGTATACTACGAAGCAAATACCATAAATGCTGGCCCTAAAGTTTGTGCATTTCACTTCGAAAATGTGAAAAACCTCGTGATCGACGGGCGAGGCAGCCACCTTATATTTCATCAGGAAATACAACCTTTCACTTTTGACAATTGTGAAAACATTACCCTAAAAAACGTTACAATTGACTGGGAGCAGCCTTTTATTGCCCAGGCCGAAGTTTTACGCGTAAACGACCGTTATATGGACATTGCCATAAACCCTAAAGAAACACCCTACCATTTGGAGGAAGGCAAGATATTTTTTGATGTGGGAAATGGCCGAACAAATGAATGGAAACAAACATTGGAGATCGACCGAAAAGGGAGATACATTGTTCCCCAAACCGGCGACTTACCTTGTTTGGGAGAAGGCTGGAATGCCTACACAGCCGAGGCTACCATGCCCGGAATTGTACGCCTGCATTTTAATTTTAAGCGGAAGCCCCAAATTGGGAATTTCCTTATTATGCAACATGCCACGCCAACACATGCAGGTGTTTTTATTTCAGAATCGAACAAAATTACCATCGAAAATCTCAGATTATATCATGCTGCAGGATCGGGTATTTTGGCACAATACAGCAAAAATATCGAGTTTGACGGATATCAGGCAATTCCCAACCGCACTAGAATGCGTTATTTTGGAGGAGGCTTTGACGGATTACAAATAGTAAATTGCCAGGGCAATGTTTTGGTTAACAATTGTACTTTCGAAGGGCTTATTAATCAGCCTGTAACTGTTCATAGCATAAGCGTTAGTGTTGACGAAGTTATGTCGGCAAATCAGATAAAATGTAGCTACTTGGATAAACAAAATGAAATTCAAAACTGGGCTCGTTCGGGAGATCGTATAAATTTTATTGGTGCTAATTCTATAAACACGATTAAAACGATAACAGATATTGATGAACAACACTTTTCGCTACTCTTTGAACAACCTGTTCCCACAAACCTGCAAGCCGCAACCATTATCGAAAACCTAAGCTGGATACCTAAACTGACAATTAAGAACAGTAATTTTAAAAATAGCCGTGCCAGTGGTCTTGTTGTTGCAACAGCCGGGAAAGTTGAAATTGAAAACAATACTTTTGAATCAAGTGGAAGTGCGATTCGTATTGCCGGTGATGCAAATACCTCGCAAAAAACAGGTGGCGCAACCGACATATCCATCTCCGGGAATATATTTACATCGTTATGCAATACAAGTGCATACCATTACAACGAAGCAATTATATCCATCTATCCCATCATTCCCGCTTTAAATGATAATACTCCTGTTTTCCACCGCAATATCAGCATTCAGAACAACCTGTTTAATTCGTTCGATTATCCACTTCTCTATGCGCTTTCTGTTGACGAATTGTCATTTACAGGAAACACCGTTACCAGAAGTTATGATTTTGAACCATTCCATAACCCGCTTTACACGTTTAGCATTGAATATTGTAAACGAATAAACATTACCGGCAACAACTTATCGAATGACGTGCTTGGGAATAATATTTATTTGAAAAAGACTCCGATAAATCAATTAAAAACGGATATCGAGTCTATTTTCACCGTTGAAGAGTATTGA
- a CDS encoding ThuA domain-containing protein — protein MKKTILSVVLCLCTCVVISQPIKIMLVTGGHSYDTLQFFQLFDQMPEIEYEHFEQPNANRAIANGGANNFDVLVFYDMWNTITREQKAAYIRLTKQGKPFLFLHHSLASYQNWRAFEDIIGGRYVQENRKVPEAEWSEYEHDMWVYCTIENYTPVTAGFSELRFFDEVYDNIRISENVRPLLRTRHPKSAEYVAWENRYNASTIVYIQAGHDRRTYENDDYRKLLLQAIQYLNTSNK, from the coding sequence ATGAAGAAAACTATACTTTCCGTTGTTCTCTGTTTGTGTACCTGTGTTGTTATTTCCCAACCAATAAAAATAATGTTGGTTACCGGAGGACATAGCTATGATACGCTCCAGTTTTTTCAACTGTTCGACCAAATGCCGGAAATAGAGTATGAACATTTTGAACAACCCAATGCCAACAGAGCAATTGCAAATGGTGGCGCAAATAATTTTGATGTACTTGTTTTTTACGATATGTGGAACACCATAACCCGTGAGCAAAAAGCAGCTTATATTCGACTAACTAAACAGGGGAAGCCATTTTTGTTTTTACATCATTCGCTTGCTTCTTATCAAAATTGGCGGGCGTTTGAGGATATTATAGGAGGTCGTTATGTACAGGAAAACAGAAAAGTTCCGGAAGCGGAATGGTCGGAATACGAACACGATATGTGGGTGTATTGTACGATTGAAAATTATACTCCTGTTACTGCCGGATTTAGTGAATTGCGTTTTTTTGACGAGGTATACGATAATATCCGAATCTCTGAAAATGTAAGACCATTGTTGAGAACCCGCCATCCTAAAAGCGCTGAATATGTTGCATGGGAAAATAGGTATAATGCATCAACAATAGTTTATATACAGGCTGGCCACGATAGACGAACTTACGAGAACGATGATTACAGAAAGCTCCTTCTTCAAGCCATTCAATATTTGAATACTTCCAATAAATAG